Part of the Streptococcaceae bacterium ESL0687 genome is shown below.
AAAATCAAAAGAAATATTCCTTCTTTTTTAGAAATTACGTGAATTTTTGAGTTGTAGATAGAAAGAGCGAACAAGAAGAGGACGAATAAAAGCATAGGAAATATAGCTGTTAGGTAGATACTAGGTATACCTATACCACCGCTAGACATGGCGACTCCTGTCCCTAGAACAAGCAATAAATTTAAAATATTAGCGCCCAGTATGTTACCAATTGCAATTGCCCCCTGTCCTTTTCTTGTAGCTTGTATAGCTGTTGTAAGTTCTGGTAGGCTAGTTCCAAGGGCTACTACTATAACACCAATAACTGTTTGCGGAATATTTATTCGTTCAGCAAATACTTGTATACTGGCCACTAATAGACTCGCTGAAGCTGCCACTAAGAGAGCAAATAATATTATGCTCACTATCAATTTTGCATTTCCATCAGACTTAACATTTGTTTTTTTAGATAAAAGCAAATTTGTTTCCCTCTTTTTTAGAGGACTATTTCTAAATTGCTCAACGATATAATAAATCATAAAAATCAGCATTACAAAGCCAACCCATTGGTCTATATATCCCTTAAAATAACTTGCTACAATTGGAATGAGGGATGCCGCTAGAAAAAAGTTATAACTCTTGCTGGTCTGAATGGTAACTGGTAAGGGGGCAATGAGTGCTGATACTCCTACAATCAAAGTAATATTAGACATGACAGAACCCACAGCATTTCCTAAGGCCAAATCTGATGATCCATTCAAAATAGCTATGACGGCAGTTGATACTTCTGGAAGGGTGGTTCCAAGTGATACAATTGTTGCCCCAATGACAACCTTGGGAATAGCTAAATTCTCTGCTAAAACAACCGAATTTTCCACCATCAAATCAGAAAATTTTGATAGGGCGTAAAGTGATATAAGGAAAATAAAAACTAAAATTATTACTGGTAAGTTTAACATCAATCCGTACATAAAAGACCTCCTCTGTCTTATAAATAAAAAAAGCGAGATACCAAAAGCTATCTCCCTCCCAAGAAGATAAACTTGAAGCATCTCGCTCAACCTTAAAAACTATTTTATT
Proteins encoded:
- a CDS encoding sodium:calcium antiporter, producing the protein MYGLMLNLPVIILVFIFLISLYALSKFSDLMVENSVVLAENLAIPKVVIGATIVSLGTTLPEVSTAVIAILNGSSDLALGNAVGSVMSNITLIVGVSALIAPLPVTIQTSKSYNFFLAASLIPIVASYFKGYIDQWVGFVMLIFMIYYIVEQFRNSPLKKRETNLLLSKKTNVKSDGNAKLIVSIILFALLVAASASLLVASIQVFAERINIPQTVIGVIVVALGTSLPELTTAIQATRKGQGAIAIGNILGANILNLLLVLGTGVAMSSGGIGIPSIYLTAIFPMLLFVLFLFALSIYNSKIHVISKKEGIFLLILYVIFISIVIVK